In Ovis canadensis isolate MfBH-ARS-UI-01 breed Bighorn chromosome 11, ARS-UI_OviCan_v2, whole genome shotgun sequence, one genomic interval encodes:
- the AOC3 gene encoding amine oxidase [copper-containing] 3, whose product MNQKTTLVLLALAVITIFALVCVLLAGRGGDGGEASQPHYCPSGTPSVQPWTHPDHSQLFADLSREELRAVMSFLTQKLGRDLVDAAQARPSDNCIFSVELQLPPKAAALAHLDRGSPPPAREALAIVFFGKQLQPNVTELLVGPLPQPSYMRDVTVERHGGPLPYYRRPVLLREYLDIDQMIFDRELPKAAGVLHHCCSYRQGGGNLVTMTTAPRGLQSGDRATWFGLYYNISGAGYYPHPVGLELLVDHKALDPAQWTIQKVFFQGRYYESLAQLEEQFEAGQVNVVVIPNNGTGGSWSLKSQVPPGPAPPLQFHPQGARFSVQGSQVTSSLWTFSFGLGAFSGPRIFDIRFQGERLAYEISLQEAVAIYGGNTPAAMLTRYMDGCFGMGKFATPLTRGVDCPYLATYVDWHFLLESQAPRTLHDAFCVFEQNQGLPLRRHHSDFVSHYFGGVVETVLVFRSVSTLLNYDYVWDLVFHPNGAIEVKFHATGYISSAFLFGAARKYGNQVRENTLGTVHTHSAHYKVDLDVGGLENWVWAEDMAFVPATVPWRPEHQTQRLQVTRKQLETEEQAAFPLGGASPRYLYLASKQNNKWGHPRGYRIQTVSFAGGPLPQNSSMERAVSWGRYQLAVTQRKETEPSSSSVFNQNDPWTPTVDFADFINNETIAGKDLVAWVTAGFLHIPHAEDIPNTVTVGNGVGFFLRPYNFFDEDPSINSADSIYFREDQDAGSCEVNSLACLPKAPACAPDLPDFSHAGFFQN is encoded by the exons ATGAACCAGAAGACCACCCTGGTGCTCCTCGCTCTGGCTGTCATCACCATCTTTGCCTTGGTGTGTGTCTTACTAGCTGGcaggggaggagatgggggtgaAGCCAGCCAACCTCACTACTGCCCCTCCGGAACCCCCAGTGTCCAGCCCTGGACACACCCTGACCACAGCCAGCTGTTTGCAGACCTGAGCCGAGAAGAGCTGAGGGCTGTGatgagcttcctgacccagaagcTGGGGCGAGACCTGGTGGATGCAGCCCAGGCCCGACCCTCAGACAACTGCATCTTCTCAGTAGAGCTGCAGCTGCCCCCCAAGGCGGCAGCCCTGGCCCACCTGGACAGGGGGAGCCCCCCACCTGCCCGGGAGGCACTGGCCATCGTCTTCTTTGGCAAACAACTGCAGCCCAATGTGACTGAGCTGTTGGTGGGGCCACTGCCCCAGCCCTCCTACATGCGGGATGTGACCGTGGAGCGTCATGGGGGCCCCCTGCCCTACTACCGACGCCCCGTGCTTCTCCGAGAGTACCTGGACATAGACCAGATGATCTTCGACAGAGAGCTGCCCAAGGCTGCTGGTGTCCTCCACCACTGCTGCTCCTACAGACAAGGAGGAGGGAACCTGGTGACCATGACCACAGCCCCCCGCGGTTTGCAATCAGGGGACAGGGCCACCTGGTTTGGCCTCTACTACAACATCTCAGGGGCTGGGTACTATCCGCACCCTGTGGGGTTGGAGCTGCTGGTAGACCACAAGGCTCTGGACCCTGCCCAGTGGACCATCCAGAAGGTGTTCTTTCAGGGCCGCTACTATGAGAGTCTGGCCCAGCTGGAGGAGCAGTTTGAGGCTGGCCAGGTGAATGTGGTGGTGATCCCAAACAACGGCACAGGTGGGTCCTGGTCCCTGAAGTCCCAGGTGCCCCCGGGTCCAGCTCCCCCTCTGCAGTTCCATCCTCAGGGCGCCCGCTTCAGTGTCCAGGGCAGTCAAGTGACCTCCTCATTGTGGACTTTCTCCTTTGGCCTTGGAGCTTTCAGTGGTCCTAGGATCTTTGACATTCGATTCCAAGGAGAACGACTGGCTTATGAGATCAGCCTGCAAGAGGCCGTGGCTATTTATGGTGGGAATACCCCAGCAGCAATGCTCACTCGCTATATGGATGGCTGCTTTGGCATGGGCAAGTTCGCCACGCCCCTGACCCGAGGGGTGGACTGTCCCTATCTGGCCACCTATGTGGACTGGCACTTCCTTCTGGAGTCCCAAGCCCCCAGGACACTACACGATGCCTTTTGTGTGTTTGAGCAGAACCAGGGCCTGCCCCTGAGGCGACACCATTCAGATTTTGTTTCCCACTATTTTGGGGGCGTTGTGGAGACAGTGCTGGTCTTCAGATCTGTGTCGACCTTGCTCAACTATGACTATGTGTGGGATTTGGTCTTCCACCCCAACGGGGCCATAGAAGTCAAATTCCATGCCACGGGCTACATCAGCTCAGCGTTCCTCTTTGGTGCTGCCCGAAAATACGGAAACCAGGTTCGGGAGAACACACTGGGCACCGTCCATACCCACAGTGCCCACTACAAAGTGGATCTGGATGTGGGAG GACTGGAGAACTGGGTCTGGGCTGAGGACATGGCTTTTGTCCCCGCGACGGTACCCTGGAGACCTGAGCACCAGACACAGAGGCTGCAGGTGACCCGGAAGCAGCTGGAGACCGAGGAGCAGGCTGCCTTCCCTCTGGGAGGGGCCTCCCCTCGCTACCTGTACCTGGCCAGCAAGCAAAACAACAAGTGGGGACACCCTCGCGGCTATCGCATCCAGACAGTCAGCTTTGCTGGGGGGCCGCTGCCCCAGAACAGCTCCATGGAGAGAGCAGTCAGCTGGGGGAG GTACCAGCTGGCCGTGAcccagaggaaggagacagagcccAGCAGCTCCAGCGTCTTCAACCAGAATGACCCCTGGACTCCCACCGTGGACTTTGCTGACTTCATCAACAACGAGACAATTGCTGGAAAG GACTTGGTGGCCTGGGTGACAGCTGGTTTCCTGCACATCCCACATGCAGAGGACATTCCAAACACGGTGACAGTGGGGAATGGTGTGGGCTTCTTCCTGCGACCCTACAACTTCTTTGACGAGGACCCCTCCATCAATTCTGCTGACTCCATCTACTTCCGGGAGGACCAGGATGCTGGGTCCTGTGAGGTGAACTCCCTGGCTTGCCTGCCCAAGGCTCCTGCCTGTGCCCCTGATCTCCCTGACTTCTCCCACGCGGGCTTCTTCCAGAACTAG
- the AOC2 gene encoding amine oxidase [copper-containing] 2 — protein MNPKVVLVFLALSLITICALTYVLLTSRGGSSLPPRCPSVSPRAQPWTHPDHSQLFADLSREELMAVMSFLTQQLGPDLVDAAQARPSDNCVFSVELQLPPKAAALAHLDRGSPPPAREALAIVFFGKQLQPNVTELLVGPLPQPSYMRDVTVERHGGPLPYHRRPVLATESAQMWMHLKEVEFPKAPVFLASVFNYNGSTLAALHATPRGLRSGDRATWIALYHNVSGVGIFLHPVGLELLLDHRALDPGYWAVQQVFYLGHYYADLGQLEWEFKAGRLDVVRVPLPLPDGASSLRSRVSPGPLPPLEFSPQGSRYSVQGHLVESFLWTFTFGHGAFSGMRIFDVRFKGERVAYEVSVQECVSIYGADSPKTMMTRYLDSSYGLGRHSRGLVRGVDCPYQSTMVDTHVLVGQGAVQLLPGAVCVFEEAQGLPLRRHHNQLQSHFYGGLAGSALVVRSVSSVGNYDYIWDFVLHPNGALEGRVHATGYINTAFLSGGEESLLFGNRVGERVLGAVHTHAFHFKLDLDVAGLKNWVVAEDVVFKPVAAPWSPEHQLQRPQLTRQVLGREDLTAFFLGSPLPRYLYLASNQTNAWGHQRGYRIQIHSPLGIHMPLDSTMERALSWGRYQLVVTRRKEEESQSSSIYYQNDIWTATAAFADFINNETLLGEDLVAWVTASFLHIPHAEDVPNTVTLGNRVGFLLRPYNFFDEDPSIFSPGSVYFEKGQDAGLCSVNHVACIPRLAACVPDLPPFSYQDL, from the exons ATGAATCCCAAGGTAGTCCTCGTGTTCCTGGCACTGTCTCTCATCACCATCTGTGCCCTGACCTATGTCTTGCTGACCAGCCGTGGTGGCTCCAGCCTGCCTCCCCGCTGCCCCTCTGTATCCCCCCGTGCCCAGCCCTGGACACACCCTGACCACAGCCAGCTGTTTGCAGACCTGAGCCGAGAAGAGCTGATGGCTGTGatgagcttcctgacccagcagcTGGGGCCAGACCTGGTGGATGCAGCCCAGGCCCGACCCTCAGACAACTGCGTCTTCTCAGTAGAGCTGCAGCTGCCCCCCAAGGCTGCAGCCCTGGCCCACCTGGACAGGGGGAGCCCCCCACCTGCCCGGGAGGCACTGGCCATCGTCTTCTTTGGCAAACAACTGCAGCCCAATGTGACTGAGCTGTTGGTGGGGCCGCTGCCCCAGCCCTCCTACATGCGGGATGTGACCGTGGAGCGTCATGGGGGCCCCCTGCCGTATCACCGACGCCCCGTGCTGGCAACCGAATCTGCCCAGATGTGGATGCATCTGAAAGAGGTGGAGTTCCCCAAGGCGCCAGTCTTCTTGGCTTCTGTCTTCAACTATAATGGCTCCACTTTGGCGGCTCTGCATGCCACCCCTCGTGGCTTGCGCTCAGGGGACCGTGCTACCTGGATAGCCCTCTACCATAACGTCTCAGGTGTCGGGATTTTTCTTCACCCCGTGGGGCTCGAGCTACTGCTGGACCATAGGGCTCTGGACCCTGGCTACTGGGCTGTCCAGCAGGTTTTCTACCTCGGCCACTACTATGCAGACTTGGGTCAGTTGGAATGGGAATTTAAGGCTGGCCGGCTGGACGTGGTTAGAGTTCCTCTACCCCTGCCAGATGGGGCCTCATCCCTCCGCTCCCGGGTCTCCCCAGGTCCTCTCCCACCTCTCGAGTTCTCACCTCAGGGCTCCCGGTACAGCGTCCAAGGGCACCTGGTGGAGTCTTTCCTCTGGACATTTACCTTTGGCCATGGGGCATTCAGTGGCATGAGAATTTTTGATGTTCGGTTCAAGGGTGAGCGAGTGGCCTATGAAGTCAGTGTCCAGGAGTGTGTGTCTATCTATGGTGCCGATTCGCCCAAGACCATGATGACCAGATACCTTGATAGCAGCTATGGACTTGGCCGTCACAGCCGGGGCTTGGTGCGGGGAGTAGACTGCCCCTATCAGTCTACCATGGTGGACACCCACGTATTGGTGGGTCAAGGGGCAGTCCAGCTACTCCCAGGGGCTGTGTGTGTATTTGAGGAGGCCCAGGGACTCCCCCTCCGAAGGCACCACAATCAGCTTCAGAGTCATTTCTATGGTGGTTTGGCTGGCTCGGCCCTCGTAGTCAGGTCTGTGTCCTCTGTAGGCAACTATGACTACATTTGGGACTTTGTATTGCACCCAAATGGGGCACTCGAAGGGCGGGTCCATGCCACGGGCTACATCAACACAGCTTTCCTGAGCGGGGGAGAGGAGAGCCTCCTCTTTGGGAACCGCGTTGGGGAGCGAGTGCTGGGGGCGGTGCACACACATGCCTTCCACTTCAAGCTGGACCTGGATGTGGCAG GGCTGAAAAACTGGGTGGTAGCTGAAGACGTGGTGTTTAAACCTGTGGCAGCCCCTTGGAGTCCGGAGCACCAACTGCAGCGCCCACAGCTGACTCGGCAGGTCCTGGGAAGGGAGGACCTGACGGCTTTTTTCTTGGGAAGCCCCCTTCCCCGCTACCTTTACTTGGCTAGCAACCAGACTAATGCCTGGGGTCATCAGCGCGGGTACCGAATCCAGATCCACAGCCCTCTTGGCATACACATGCCGCTGGACAGCACCATGGAGAGGGCCCTCAGCTGGGGGAG ATACCAGCTTGTGGTGACccggaggaaggaggaggagtccCAGAGCAGCAGCATCTATTACCAGAATGACATCTGGACAGCCACTGCGGCCTTTGCTGACTTCATCAACAATGAGACCCTCTTAGGAGAG GACCTGGTGGCTTGGGTTACAGCCAGCTTCCTGCACATCCCCCACGCTGAGGATGTCCCCAACACAGTGACTCTGGGGAACAGAGTTGGCTTCTTACTCCGACCCTATAACTTCTTTGATGAGGACCCCTCCATCTTCTCCCCTGGCAGTGTCTACTTTGAGAAAGGCCAGGATGCTGGGCTCTGTAGTGTGAATCACGTGGCCTGCATTCCCCGCCTGGCAGCCTGTGTCCCGGACCTGCCGCCTTTCTCTTACCAAGACTTGTAG
- the PSME3 gene encoding proteasome activator complex subunit 3 → MASLLKVDQEVKLKVDSFRERITSEAEDLVANFFPKKLLELDSFLKEPILNIHDLTQIHSDMNLPVPDPILLTNSHDGLDGPTYKKRRLDECEEAFQGTKVFVMPNGMLKSNQQLVDIIEKVKPEIRLLIEKCNTVKMWVQLLIPRIEDGNNFGVSIQEETVAELRTVESEAASYLDQISRYYITRAKLVSKIAKYPHVEDYRRTVTEIDEKEYISLRLIISELRNQYVTLHDMILKNIEKIKRPRSSNAETLY, encoded by the exons ATGGCCTCGTTGCTGAAGGTGGATCAGGAAGTGAAGCTCAAG gTTGATTCTTTCAGGGAGCGGATCACAAGTGAG GCAGAAGACTTGGTGGCaaattttttcccaaagaagttGTTAGAACTTGATAGTTTTTTGAAG GAACCAATCCTAAACATCCATGACCTAACTCAGATCCACTCAGACATGAATCTCCCAGTCCCTGACCCCATTCTTCTCACCAACAGCCATGATGGACTGGATGGT CCCACTTACAAGAAGCGAAGATTGGATGAATGTGAAGAGGCCTTCCAGG GAACCAAGGTGTTTGTGATGCCCAATGGGATGCTAAAAAGCAACCAGCAGCTGGTGGACATTATTGAGAAAGTGAAGCCTGAGATCCGGCTGCTGATTGAGAAATGCAACACG GTCAAAATGTGGGTACAACTCCTGATTCCTAGGATAGAAGATGGGAACAACTTTGGGGTGTCCATTCAG GAGGAGACAGTTGCAGAACTAAGAACTGTTGAGAGTGAAGCTGCATCTTATCTGGACCAGATTTCTAG aTATTATATTACAAGAGCCAAATTGGTTTCTAAAATAGCTAAATATCCCCATGTG GAAGACTATCGTCGCACCGTGACAGAGATTGACGAGAAAGAATATATCAGCCTTCGGCTCATCATATCAGAGCTAAGGAATCAATAT GTCACTCTACATGACATGATCCTGAAAAATATTGAGAAGATCAAACGGCCCCGGAGCAGCAATGCAGAGACACTGTACTGA